The Couchioplanes caeruleus sequence CCCCGGTGCGGAAACAATTTCTCCCGCACGCCGAAAGGGTCGACACCGATGCCTATGGTGTCGGCCTGAAACTGCCGTTGACGGATGCCGTACGCGCCTGGCTCGAACCCCCTTTGTCAACCGGCCGGAACATGGTCATGACGCCGGACCCGTTCTTCCTGTCCGTCTCGGTGTTCGACCGGACGAGGAACACCGGCGGCGACGACTCCTACGTCGGTTCGGCGTTCGTCATCCGGCGCGGCTCGTGCCCGGCCGGGATCGAGGACTTCGACGGCGCCCGGATCAAGGACTTCGTCGCCCGGTCGATCAGCGGCTGGCATCCACAGCTGCGCCGGCTGATCGCCGAGTCCGACCCGGAGAGCGCGCTGCTGGTGCCCTACCGCACTTCGGTGCCGGTGGAGGCCTGGGAGAGCACCACTGTCACCGTCATGGGCGACGCGGTGCACAGCATGTCCCCCGTCGGCGGGCTGGGCGGCAACACAGCCCTGCGCGACGCCGAGCTGCTCTGCCGCCAGCTCGTGCAGGTCCGCGACGGCCGCCTCGGGCTGGTCGAGGCGATCCGGGCGTACGAGGAGGGCATGCGCGGCTACGGGTTCGCCGCCGTCCAGAAGGCGCTGCGCTATCAGAAGCAGGGTCTGCAGAGCGGGAAGCTGTCCGCGTCGATGTCGCGCGTCGTCTTCCGCATGATGAACGGCATGATGCAACGGCGGAACCGGCAGAGCGCCCGGACCGCCGCGTAGCGACCGGCAGGTGGCGGCCGGTCCGGAACGCGCGTCCGGGCCGGCCGCCGGGCCGGTGAGCGAGGCGGTCAATGCCAGGCGGCTTCGTAGAAGTCGCCCGGGGGCCGGCCCGAGCCGATCATCACCTGGATCAGGCTGGTCGCGCTGGTTCCGTCCAGGCCGAGCAGCCGATCCGTCCGCCGTACGTCGTAGCCGAGGCTCGCGTGGCACCGCAGCCCCAGCGCCGCGCAGGCCAGGTAGAGCCGCTGGGTGACGATGCCCGCCTCGATGTTCTGCATCCGGTACCAGCGGTCGCCGTGCACGCCGAAGCCGGCCTCGTAGTCGCCGACCGGATACACGCAGAGGTTGGTGTGCGCGAGGTTGAAGAGCTTGATCAGCAGGCTTTCCTGAAGCTCGCCGGCGAGGTCGCCGAGGCGTACGGGCTCCAGCAGCACCTCGCCGTGCCGGAGCCGGTAGACACCCGGAGCGAGGCCGTCCACCCGGTTGACGACGCAGTACAGCATCGTGTGCCGCACGGTTCGCGTGTCCGCCAGATCGCTTCGGTAGCCGTCGAGGGCCGGAGCGAGCAGCGCGGAGAGCGTGTCCAGGCTCATGCCGGCGGGCGTGAAGTAGCCCATGGAGGAGCGCCGGCCGGGCAGGCCGTCGAGGAGGTCGACCCGATGGCCGGACAGGCGCGACCCCGGACCGCCCGCGGACCCGGTCGCCGTGATCGCGGGCGTCGCCGGGACCGCGGCCACCGCGGACAGCCGTGACCCGCGATGCACCCGGGCCTGCAAGGGCCGCGAGTCGAGGGACCACTCCCCCTCGGTCCCCGAGAAGGTATTGGTCCGCGAGGGCAGAGCCGCATCGGCCAACCGCCGCCGCGAAGGCCGCGAGCCACCGCTCGCGCCGAACGAGACGGCCGCGTACACGCTTTCCTGCATGGGGTCGAGACGCAGCAGCCGGTCGACGTCGTCGTCCGCGAAGCGGTACCTGACCTCGCCCGCCGCCACGGCGAGCACCTGGCCCAGCAGGACGCCGACGTCCAGGGCGCAGAGCCGGTAGGTCAGATCGGCGTACTTGAAGCCGTTCTTCCAGAAGAACACACTGGCCAGCAGCGTCAGCGGAGGGGCGGCGCCGGGCAGGCCGAGCGCGGCGCCCAGCTCCGGCGTCCAGTCGCCCTCGCGCAGGGTCACCAGGCTGTGGTGAGCCTGGTCGTAGTGATGAACGCCCGGGGGCACCTCGGTGCCGTG is a genomic window containing:
- a CDS encoding FAD-dependent oxidoreductase, producing MSSPSMRVLVIGGGIAGLALAHGLRRAGLDVAVYERDRSRDDRLEGYRIHIDPDGARALHSCLPSDVWESFVESTVDLGEFRFVTERLQTLMVMESHVPERTDPTARAHAIDRVTLRSLLLTGLDEVLHFDRRFERYERNPDGTVTAFFADGSTATGDVLIGADGVNSPVRKQFLPHAERVDTDAYGVGLKLPLTDAVRAWLEPPLSTGRNMVMTPDPFFLSVSVFDRTRNTGGDDSYVGSAFVIRRGSCPAGIEDFDGARIKDFVARSISGWHPQLRRLIAESDPESALLVPYRTSVPVEAWESTTVTVMGDAVHSMSPVGGLGGNTALRDAELLCRQLVQVRDGRLGLVEAIRAYEEGMRGYGFAAVQKALRYQKQGLQSGKLSASMSRVVFRMMNGMMQRRNRQSARTAA
- a CDS encoding SagB family peptide dehydrogenase, yielding MDAGAAAREYVELTRSLPIPEQIDWEDAPGQFKLYRGRPRIPLDESGAGELGRLLRDCYGVTRYRWTAADALRRLIGTRGAEPAGGAKLARNSLRPVPSGGSRFPAELYVVTGHGTEVPPGVHHYDQAHHSLVTLREGDWTPELGAALGLPGAAPPLTLLASVFFWKNGFKYADLTYRLCALDVGVLLGQVLAVAAGEVRYRFADDDVDRLLRLDPMQESVYAAVSFGASGGSRPSRRRLADAALPSRTNTFSGTEGEWSLDSRPLQARVHRGSRLSAVAAVPATPAITATGSAGGPGSRLSGHRVDLLDGLPGRRSSMGYFTPAGMSLDTLSALLAPALDGYRSDLADTRTVRHTMLYCVVNRVDGLAPGVYRLRHGEVLLEPVRLGDLAGELQESLLIKLFNLAHTNLCVYPVGDYEAGFGVHGDRWYRMQNIEAGIVTQRLYLACAALGLRCHASLGYDVRRTDRLLGLDGTSATSLIQVMIGSGRPPGDFYEAAWH